In one window of Carassius auratus strain Wakin chromosome 28, ASM336829v1, whole genome shotgun sequence DNA:
- the LOC113047450 gene encoding zinc finger protein 271-like, with the protein MMFVKEEREEDTSEPETWRIKHEEPGTWGIKPEEQETWRIKHEEQETWGIKFEEPEKCGKEDEGPETVRIKHEEPETWSIKPEEPDTWGIKHEEPETVRIKHEEPETWRIKQEEPETWRIKQEEPERELIEEKEENEESSEVEEKNHVKTDGTPLSFSQSKQKDLKKKRAKKSFSCTQCGKRFTHKTGFECHMRVHAGEKPFTCDQCGKSFTQSSNLNIHRNIHTAEKKHACVQCGKMFLWVSLLKKHLKVHAKEKPHPCYLCSKSFLPLQSLKVHQKIHTGKRGYMCFECEKTFSSASSLKMHERIHTGEKPYKCAHCDKRFSKLSGQKIHERIHTGEKPYKCAHCDKTFNDSSSLKMHERIHTGEKHYKCAHCDKRFNDSSSLKTHKRIHIGEKPYKCAHCDKRFSVSSYLKTHERIHTVEKPYKCSHCDKRFIKSSGQKTHERIHTGEKPYKCSHCDWRFSVSSSLKIHERIHTGEKPYKCSHCDKRFSDSTHLKTHERIHTNETK; encoded by the exons atgatgtttgttaaagaggagagagaagaggacacgagtgaaccagaaacctggagaataaaacacgaggaaccaggaACATGGGGAATAAAACCAGAGGAAcaagaaacctggagaataaaacacgaggaacaagaAACCTGGGGAATAAAATTTGAGGAACCAGAAAAATGCGGAAAAGAAGACGAGGGACCAGAAACcgtgagaataaaacacgaggaaccagaaacatgGAGCATAAAACCAGAGGAACCAGACACCTggggaataaaacacgaggaaccagaaaccgtgagaataaaacacgaggaaccagaaacctggagaataaaacaagaggaaccagaaacctggagaataaaacaagaggaaccagaaagaG agttaattgaagaaaaagaggagaatgaagaatcaagtgaagttgaggaaaaaaatcacGTCAAAACTGATGGAACACCTTTGAGTTTCTCTCAAagcaaacagaaagatttaaagaaaaaaagagcaaagaAGTCCTTCagctgcactcagtgtggaaagagattcaCACACAAAACCGGTTTTGAGTGTCACATGAGAGTTCAtgctggagagaaaccattcacttgtgatcagtgtgggaagagtttcacacaatcatcaaacCTTAATATACACAGGAACATCCACACTGCAGAGAAGAAGCACGCATGTGTTCAATgcggtaaaatgtttttatgggttTCACTTCTGAAGAAACACTTGAAAGTTCATGCAAAGGAGAAACCACATCCATGTTATTTGTGTAGTAAGAGTTTTTTGCCTCTACAAAGTTTGAAAGtacatcagaaaatacatactggtAAAAGAGggtacatgtgctttgagtgtgaaaagacttttagttCAGCAAGCAGTTTAAAAatgcatgagaggattcacactggagagaaaccatataagtgtgcacactgtgacaagagattcagtaaaTTATCAGGTCAGAAaatacatgagaggattcacacggGAGAGAAACCATATAAGtgtgcacactgtgacaagaCATTCAATGATTCATCATCTCTGAAAatgcatgagaggattcacactggagagaaacattataagtgtgcacactgtgacaagagattcaatgaTTCTTCATCTCTGAAAACGCATAAGAGGATTCACattggagagaaaccttataagtgtgcacactgtgacaagagattcagtgtgtcatcatatctgaaaacacatgagaggatccacactgtagagaaaccttataagtgttcacactgtgacaagagattcattaAATCATCAGGtcagaaaacacatgagaggattcacactggagagaaaccttataagtgttcacactgtgactggagattcagtgtgtcatcaagtctgaaaatacatgagaggattcacactggagagaaaccatataagtgttcacactgtgacaagagattcagtgattcgacacatctgaaaacacatgagaggattcacaccaATGAAACCAAATAA